The following proteins are co-located in the Acinetobacter shaoyimingii genome:
- a CDS encoding SDR family oxidoreductase — MQKPYNSIFNPKAFQNQVIIITGGGSGIGRCTAHELTSLGAQVIITGRTQEKLDKVVAEITEDGGKAYAITCDNRDESQVKAMIAEVIEKFGRLDGLVNNAGGQFPAHLEKISANGFDAVIKNNLHATFYLMREAYNQWMEQHGGSIVNMTADMWGGMPNMGHSGAARAGVDNLTKTAAVEWGKSGVRVNAVAPGWILSSGMDTYTGDMAEKVIPSMAQHVPLQRMGTESEVSSAIVYLLSEASKFISGVTIRIDGGASLGTRIFPLSTAKNNEAYNGFHRSFLPNVVQGLKENKDE; from the coding sequence ATGCAAAAACCATATAACTCCATCTTCAACCCAAAAGCCTTTCAAAACCAAGTCATCATCATTACAGGTGGTGGCTCAGGCATTGGACGCTGTACCGCACATGAACTTACTTCACTTGGCGCACAAGTCATCATCACAGGACGTACCCAAGAAAAACTCGACAAAGTCGTGGCGGAAATTACTGAAGATGGTGGTAAAGCCTACGCTATAACCTGTGATAATCGAGATGAAAGCCAAGTCAAAGCCATGATTGCTGAGGTGATTGAAAAATTTGGAAGACTGGATGGCTTGGTGAATAACGCAGGTGGACAATTTCCTGCCCATTTAGAAAAAATCTCTGCCAATGGTTTTGATGCGGTGATCAAAAATAACTTGCATGCGACTTTTTACCTCATGCGAGAAGCCTATAACCAGTGGATGGAACAGCATGGCGGAAGCATCGTCAATATGACCGCTGACATGTGGGGAGGAATGCCAAACATGGGACATTCAGGCGCAGCTCGGGCAGGGGTGGATAACCTGACCAAAACCGCTGCTGTTGAGTGGGGGAAATCAGGTGTACGGGTCAATGCCGTTGCCCCAGGTTGGATACTCTCATCAGGCATGGATACCTATACAGGAGACATGGCGGAAAAAGTCATTCCAAGCATGGCACAACACGTTCCACTACAACGTATGGGGACTGAGTCTGAAGTGTCATCGGCGATAGTCTACTTACTTTCAGAAGCATCAAAATTTATCTCTGGTGTGACTATTCGAATCGATGGTGGGGCATCTTTAGGTACTCGAATATTCCCATTATCTACTGCAAAAAATAATGAAGCTTATAATGGCTTTCATCGTTCATTTCTTCCCAATGTTGTACAAGGTCTTAAAGAAAACAAAGATGAATGA
- a CDS encoding serine/threonine protein kinase, whose translation MTTAYSTFLAKKKTVQTKSVQSYLIQGHKVWLKKASKRHSTWIYLPLRWASKLLRLEVLSPIPNFGGDVAIACEIQRLIQLHTQHIRVPQILAQDHDAFLISDAAPPNEQCAELGLTLKKQKTTAQRLDVYRKAIQALQQTHLQRAYLSEAFARNILIDQDQNLTFIDFETDPAAVLTIEQCQSRDWLCFIFSTAAYFNRDELAQASLLITQVLAGHSQSFAEVSRVAGKIQWIAKFKPEKLGKDGLRLIKSIELLGMIQHEYQLISSQLFK comes from the coding sequence ATGACCACAGCATATTCAACATTCTTAGCTAAAAAGAAAACCGTACAAACGAAATCAGTTCAGAGTTATCTGATTCAAGGTCATAAAGTATGGTTAAAAAAAGCGTCGAAACGTCATTCGACTTGGATTTACTTACCTTTAAGATGGGCCTCGAAACTCCTTCGTTTGGAAGTACTTTCACCTATTCCAAATTTTGGTGGTGATGTTGCCATTGCTTGCGAGATTCAACGTCTAATTCAGTTACATACTCAGCATATTCGTGTTCCTCAAATATTAGCGCAAGATCATGATGCTTTTCTGATCAGCGATGCAGCTCCACCCAATGAACAGTGTGCTGAATTAGGTCTCACTTTAAAAAAGCAAAAGACCACTGCACAGCGTTTAGATGTGTATCGTAAAGCTATTCAAGCGTTACAGCAAACTCATCTACAACGGGCTTATTTGAGTGAAGCTTTTGCGCGGAATATATTGATTGATCAAGATCAAAACCTCACCTTTATAGATTTTGAAACCGACCCTGCTGCAGTGCTCACTATTGAACAATGTCAATCACGTGATTGGTTATGTTTTATTTTTTCGACAGCGGCTTATTTCAATCGCGATGAATTAGCTCAAGCCAGTTTGCTTATTACTCAAGTGTTGGCTGGGCATTCGCAATCCTTTGCTGAAGTCAGTCGTGTGGCTGGCAAAATCCAATGGATTGCAAAATTTAAGCCTGAAAAATTGGGTAAAGATGGTCTGCGTCTGATCAAATCGATTGAATTACTCGGCATGATTCAACATGAATATCAGTTGATATCATCACAACTCTTTAAATGA
- a CDS encoding DUF262 domain-containing protein: protein MNFPKIDPKDRNSSIRDLNKQIKHGLRLQELTNKDIEELSEDERFDYVDAIIVQPDYQREYRYTIADESLLVESIIVGIPVPPIFLANTRFLGIQVLNVVDGQHRLTAFYRYINNEFKLQGLKLCADLNDKYFKDLESEIKEKIISANIQQIIFKEFPGKVFELEIFNRYNKGTKPLTPQEIRNAVYGSKFNSYVNSFSKMICTQVSDFDIYTRDELKKLGVIYNATQDRFLKKKIQESIFVIFNILEFGFSDQLKKSPQYADSYMKQKAEFEDELNKLELEYETKSVNSDVTQIEVKREEKKIAIDKNFNIMKEYFRQFNDLVLKINEKVEYPFSREIYGISSRNYKFQISIAMILAGLVNKLLTTGESVENLKNIDALTKYLSDLLGNSYLEDSEYNASSTNYVELTRLIENWIFLR from the coding sequence GAATTAACCAATAAGGATATAGAAGAGCTGTCAGAAGATGAAAGGTTTGATTATGTAGATGCCATTATTGTTCAACCCGATTATCAGCGTGAATATAGATATACTATTGCTGATGAAAGCTTATTAGTAGAATCTATTATAGTGGGTATTCCTGTTCCGCCCATATTTTTGGCTAATACACGTTTTTTAGGAATTCAGGTTCTGAATGTGGTTGATGGGCAACATAGACTGACAGCATTTTATAGATATATTAATAATGAGTTTAAATTACAAGGGTTGAAGTTATGTGCTGACTTAAATGATAAATATTTCAAAGATTTAGAGTCTGAAATTAAAGAAAAAATTATTTCAGCAAATATTCAACAAATTATTTTTAAAGAATTTCCTGGTAAAGTTTTTGAGTTGGAGATTTTTAATAGATACAACAAAGGGACAAAACCACTTACACCACAGGAAATTCGTAATGCTGTATATGGATCAAAGTTTAACTCGTATGTTAATAGCTTTTCAAAGATGATTTGTACGCAAGTATCTGATTTCGATATTTACACACGTGATGAGTTAAAAAAATTAGGTGTAATATATAATGCCACTCAAGATAGATTTTTAAAGAAAAAAATACAAGAAAGTATCTTTGTCATTTTTAATATTCTTGAGTTTGGGTTTAGTGATCAATTAAAAAAATCCCCCCAATATGCTGATTCATATATGAAGCAAAAAGCTGAATTTGAAGATGAATTGAATAAATTGGAATTAGAGTATGAAACTAAGTCTGTTAATTCTGATGTAACTCAAATAGAAGTAAAAAGAGAAGAAAAAAAAATCGCGATCGATAAAAATTTTAATATTATGAAAGAATATTTTCGGCAGTTTAATGATTTAGTACTCAAAATTAATGAAAAAGTAGAATATCCCTTCTCAAGAGAAATTTATGGAATTTCGAGTCGAAATTATAAATTTCAAATTTCTATTGCAATGATATTAGCTGGATTGGTGAATAAACTGTTAACAACTGGCGAAAGTGTTGAAAATTTAAAAAATATTGATGCATTGACAAAATATTTGAGCGATCTATTAGGAAATTCTTATTTAGAAGATTCTGAATACAATGCTTCATCAACAAATTATGTAGAACTTACTAGATTGATTGAAAATTGGATATTTCTAAGATAG